From the Serratia nematodiphila DZ0503SBS1 genome, one window contains:
- the pcaF gene encoding 3-oxoadipyl-CoA thiolase translates to MNQAFICDGVRTPIGRYGGALAQVRADDLAALPLRVLLERHPQVDWAQLDDVILGCANQAGEDNRNLARMALLLAGLPVGVSGTTVNRLCGSGLDALAMAARSIKAGDAGLLLAGGAESMTRAPLVMGKADSAFSRQAQLYDTTLGWRFVNPRMQAEFGTDSMPETAENVAAQFNISRADQDAFALRSQQRAARAQALGHLAQEIAPVNLTGKKGAVTLFSQDEHPRADTTFEQLQALKTPFRQPGSVTAGNASGLNDGAAALIVASEAMAVRQGLTPRARIVATATCGVEPRLMGIGPLPATRKVLEIAGLSLAQMDVIELNEAFAAQALAVMRQLGLPDDAPQVNPNGGAIALGHPLGMSGARLALAALFELERRAGRYALCTMCIGVGQGIAMIIERV, encoded by the coding sequence ATGAATCAGGCATTTATCTGCGACGGCGTGCGCACCCCGATCGGCCGCTACGGCGGCGCGCTGGCGCAGGTGCGCGCTGACGACCTCGCCGCCCTGCCGCTGCGCGTGCTGCTGGAGCGCCATCCGCAGGTGGATTGGGCACAGCTGGACGACGTGATCCTCGGCTGCGCCAACCAGGCAGGGGAAGACAACCGCAATCTGGCGCGCATGGCACTGCTGCTGGCCGGATTGCCGGTCGGCGTTTCCGGCACCACGGTGAACCGCCTGTGCGGTTCGGGCCTGGATGCGTTGGCGATGGCGGCGCGCAGCATCAAAGCCGGCGACGCCGGGCTGCTGCTGGCCGGCGGCGCGGAGTCGATGACCCGCGCGCCGCTGGTGATGGGCAAGGCCGACAGCGCCTTCAGCCGCCAGGCGCAGCTGTACGACACCACCCTCGGCTGGCGCTTCGTCAACCCGCGCATGCAGGCCGAGTTCGGCACCGATTCGATGCCGGAGACCGCCGAAAACGTCGCGGCGCAGTTCAATATCAGCCGCGCCGATCAGGACGCCTTTGCGCTGCGCAGCCAGCAGCGCGCCGCCCGGGCGCAGGCGCTGGGCCACCTGGCGCAGGAGATAGCCCCGGTCAACCTCACCGGTAAAAAAGGCGCGGTCACCCTGTTCAGCCAGGATGAACACCCGCGCGCCGACACCACCTTCGAGCAGCTGCAGGCGCTGAAAACCCCGTTCCGTCAGCCCGGCAGCGTCACCGCCGGCAACGCCTCGGGCCTGAACGACGGCGCGGCGGCGCTGATCGTCGCCTCCGAAGCAATGGCGGTGCGCCAGGGGCTGACGCCGCGCGCGCGCATCGTTGCCACCGCCACCTGCGGCGTGGAGCCGCGGCTGATGGGCATCGGCCCGCTGCCGGCCACCCGCAAGGTGCTGGAGATCGCCGGGCTGAGCCTGGCGCAGATGGACGTCATCGAACTGAACGAAGCGTTCGCCGCCCAGGCGTTGGCGGTGATGCGCCAGCTTGGCCTGCCGGACGATGCCCCGCAGGTTAACCCCAACGGCGGCGCGATCGCTCTGGGGCACCCACTGGGCATGAGCGGCGCGCGCCTGGCGCTGGCCGCCCTGTTTGAACTGGAACGGCGAGCTGGCCGCTACGCGCTTTGCACCATGTGCATCGGCGTCGGCCAAGGCATCGCCATGATCATTGAGCGTGTCTGA
- the paaE gene encoding 1,2-phenylacetyl-CoA epoxidase subunit PaaE, translating into MTVFHRLNVAAIERETPDAVAITLRVPEELQNQYRYTPGQHLTLKALVNGEELRRCYSICSSPQEGLLQIGVKAIDQGRFSGFVNRMLKVGDALEVMVPQGRFGYQPQAERRGNYLAIAAGSGITPMLSIIKATLQLEPGSSFTLIYGNRNSRSMMFKEALSDLKNRYPQRFQPLYLFSQESLDSPLLSGRIDRERLAAIGGALLDFRDYDHAFICGPESMMDDAQTVLEQAGVPANHIHSERFNTSGLVARPRHSGDRNATRVAILLDGRRLDIEVGEQDDSILDAALRQGADLPYACKGGVCATCKCRLKAGQVEMGVNYSLEPDQLAAGYVLSCQSWPKGDGVVLDFDV; encoded by the coding sequence ATGACGGTCTTTCATCGCCTGAACGTCGCCGCCATCGAGCGCGAAACGCCGGACGCCGTAGCCATCACCCTGCGGGTGCCCGAAGAGCTGCAAAACCAATACCGCTACACCCCCGGCCAGCACCTGACGCTCAAGGCGCTAGTCAACGGCGAAGAGCTGCGGCGTTGCTATTCCATCTGCAGTTCGCCGCAGGAAGGCCTGCTGCAGATCGGCGTGAAAGCGATTGATCAGGGCCGTTTCTCCGGCTTCGTCAACCGCATGCTGAAAGTCGGCGATGCGCTGGAAGTGATGGTGCCGCAGGGGCGCTTCGGCTATCAGCCGCAGGCGGAGCGCCGCGGCAACTATCTGGCGATCGCCGCCGGTTCCGGCATCACGCCGATGCTGTCGATCATCAAGGCGACGCTGCAGCTCGAGCCGGGCAGCAGCTTCACCCTGATCTACGGCAACCGCAACAGCCGTTCAATGATGTTCAAAGAGGCGCTGTCGGATCTGAAAAACCGCTACCCACAGCGTTTTCAGCCGCTGTACCTGTTCAGCCAGGAGAGTCTCGACAGCCCGCTGCTCAGCGGCCGCATCGACCGCGAACGCCTGGCGGCGATCGGCGGCGCGCTGCTGGATTTCCGCGACTATGACCACGCCTTCATCTGCGGGCCGGAATCGATGATGGACGACGCGCAGACCGTGCTGGAACAGGCCGGCGTACCGGCCAATCACATCCACAGCGAACGTTTCAACACCAGCGGCCTGGTCGCCCGCCCGCGCCACAGCGGCGATCGCAATGCCACCCGGGTGGCGATCTTGCTCGACGGCCGCCGGTTGGATATCGAGGTCGGCGAACAGGACGACAGCATTCTCGATGCCGCGCTGCGCCAGGGCGCCGATCTGCCCTACGCCTGCAAAGGCGGCGTGTGCGCCACCTGCAAATGCCGTCTCAAGGCCGGCCAGGTGGAGATGGGCGTCAACTACAGCCTGGAGCCGGATCAGCTGGCGGCGGGCTACGTATTGAGCTGCCAGTCGTGGCCGAAAGGCGACGGCGTGGTGTTGGACTTCGACGTCTAG
- the paaI gene encoding hydroxyphenylacetyl-CoA thioesterase PaaI has product MNANTPRALAQRCAEQMFQQDTCAQAMGMHIDAVDAGYAQVSMTVGPQMLNGHQTCHGGQLFSLADTAFAYACNSQGLAAVASGCSIDFVRPALAGDRLTASAQMRHQGKATGLYDVEIVNQQGKTVAWFRGRAHRLGHSILGDQA; this is encoded by the coding sequence ATGAACGCCAATACGCCGCGCGCGCTGGCTCAGCGCTGCGCCGAACAGATGTTCCAGCAAGATACCTGCGCTCAGGCGATGGGGATGCACATCGACGCCGTCGACGCCGGGTACGCGCAGGTCAGCATGACCGTCGGCCCGCAGATGCTCAACGGCCACCAAACCTGCCACGGCGGCCAACTGTTCAGCCTGGCGGACACCGCCTTCGCCTACGCCTGCAACAGCCAGGGGTTGGCGGCGGTGGCCTCCGGCTGCAGCATCGACTTCGTCCGCCCGGCGCTGGCCGGCGATCGCCTCACCGCCAGCGCGCAGATGCGCCATCAGGGCAAAGCCACCGGGCTGTATGACGTCGAAATCGTCAATCAACAGGGCAAAACCGTCGCCTGGTTTCGCGGCCGCGCGCACCGCCTTGGCCACAGCATTTTAGGAGATCAGGCATGA
- the paaD gene encoding 1,2-phenylacetyl-CoA epoxidase subunit PaaD codes for MNVTRLQPAEIPQIWHCLQQISDPELPVLSITDLGMVRDVARDGNGWRVTFTPTYSGCPATEFLLNAIEQRLTAAGFSPVRVDIRLSPAWTTDWMNADARERLRQYGVAPPQGHTCDRPHAHGPVACPRCGSTHSEKISEFGSTACKALYRCCDCREPFDYFKCI; via the coding sequence ATGAACGTCACTCGTTTGCAACCCGCTGAAATCCCGCAGATTTGGCACTGTCTGCAACAGATCAGCGATCCCGAGCTGCCGGTGCTGTCGATCACCGATTTGGGCATGGTGCGCGACGTGGCGCGCGACGGCAACGGCTGGCGCGTGACCTTCACCCCAACCTATTCCGGCTGCCCGGCCACCGAATTTTTGCTCAACGCCATCGAGCAGCGGCTGACGGCCGCCGGATTCAGCCCGGTGCGGGTGGACATTCGCCTCAGCCCGGCCTGGACCACCGACTGGATGAACGCCGACGCCCGCGAACGGCTGCGGCAATACGGCGTAGCGCCGCCGCAGGGCCACACCTGCGATCGGCCGCATGCCCACGGTCCGGTAGCCTGCCCACGCTGCGGCAGCACCCACAGCGAGAAGATCAGCGAGTTCGGCTCCACCGCCTGTAAAGCGCTGTACCGCTGCTGCGACTGCCGGGAACCGTTCGATTATTTCAAATGCATATAG
- the paaC gene encoding 1,2-phenylacetyl-CoA epoxidase subunit PaaC encodes MTVNDPRISYLLRQGDTPLILAQRLCAWCGHAPELEIDLALANIGLDLLGQARHFLGYAAELAGPPCSEDSLAFGRDERQFHNLLLAEQPNGGFNDTLVRQFLLDVYHVQLHQALSRSGDAQIAAIAAKSLKEADYHLRFSRGWMIRLGDGNDISHRKIQQSLDNLWRFTAELFHADALELELAEQGIAVDPRELQAPWQAQVEETLRQATLTLPAEQAFRHGGKQGRHSEHLGPLLAEMQFLQRAYPNGQW; translated from the coding sequence ATGACGGTTAACGATCCGCGCATCAGCTATTTGCTTCGCCAGGGCGACACGCCTCTGATCCTCGCCCAGCGCCTGTGCGCCTGGTGCGGCCACGCGCCCGAGCTGGAGATCGATCTGGCGTTGGCCAACATCGGGCTCGATCTGCTCGGCCAGGCGCGCCACTTCCTGGGCTACGCCGCCGAACTGGCCGGGCCGCCCTGCAGCGAAGACAGCCTGGCCTTCGGCCGCGACGAACGCCAGTTTCATAACCTGCTGCTGGCGGAACAGCCGAACGGCGGTTTCAACGATACGTTGGTGCGCCAGTTCCTGCTCGACGTCTACCACGTGCAGCTGCACCAGGCGTTGAGCCGCAGCGGCGATGCGCAGATCGCCGCCATCGCCGCCAAGTCGTTGAAGGAGGCCGATTACCACCTGCGCTTCAGCCGCGGCTGGATGATCCGCCTCGGTGACGGCAACGACATCAGCCACCGCAAGATCCAGCAGTCGCTGGATAACCTGTGGCGCTTCACCGCCGAGCTGTTCCACGCCGACGCGCTGGAGCTTGAGCTGGCGGAACAGGGCATCGCCGTCGATCCGCGCGAGCTGCAGGCTCCCTGGCAAGCGCAGGTGGAAGAGACGCTGCGCCAGGCGACATTGACGCTGCCCGCCGAGCAGGCGTTCCGGCACGGCGGCAAACAAGGCCGACACAGTGAACACCTCGGCCCGCTGCTGGCGGAGATGCAGTTCCTGCAACGCGCCTATCCAAACGGCCAATGGTAG
- the paaF gene encoding 2,3-dehydroadipyl-CoA hydratase PaaF, with product MDTPFILHQQQHRVVTLTLHRPEARNALSTPCLEQLVARLEQADADSGVGAVVIAGAARFFAAGADLRELQQQNLPAALADRRPQLWQRLAHFSKPLLAAVNGYALGAGCELALACDIVIGGESARFGLPEITLGLMPGAGGTQRLIRCVGKSRASQMVLTGEAIDARIALQAGLISEVCVDALTLERTQQIADRISRQAPLALRAAKQALKQAEEIGLSQGLAMERQQFVTLAATDDRREGIAAFFEKRTPNYQGR from the coding sequence ATGGATACCCCGTTTATTTTGCATCAGCAGCAACACCGGGTGGTCACGCTGACGCTGCATCGCCCGGAGGCGCGTAACGCCCTGAGCACGCCGTGCCTGGAACAGCTGGTTGCCCGGCTGGAGCAGGCCGACGCCGACAGCGGCGTGGGCGCCGTGGTGATCGCCGGCGCGGCGCGCTTCTTCGCCGCCGGCGCCGATCTGCGCGAACTGCAACAACAGAACCTGCCGGCCGCGCTGGCGGATCGCCGTCCGCAGCTGTGGCAGCGTCTGGCGCACTTCAGCAAGCCGCTGCTGGCGGCGGTGAACGGTTATGCCCTGGGCGCCGGCTGCGAGCTGGCGCTGGCCTGCGACATCGTCATCGGCGGTGAAAGCGCCCGCTTCGGCCTGCCGGAGATCACCCTTGGTCTGATGCCGGGCGCCGGAGGCACCCAACGCCTGATCCGCTGCGTCGGCAAATCGCGCGCCAGCCAGATGGTGCTGACCGGCGAAGCCATCGACGCCCGCATCGCGCTGCAGGCCGGCCTTATCAGCGAAGTGTGCGTCGATGCCCTGACGCTGGAACGCACGCAGCAGATTGCCGATCGCATCAGCCGTCAGGCGCCGCTGGCGCTGCGCGCCGCCAAACAGGCGCTGAAACAGGCCGAGGAAATCGGCCTTAGCCAGGGGCTGGCGATGGAGCGTCAGCAGTTCGTCACCCTGGCCGCCACCGACGATCGCCGCGAAGGCATCGCCGCCTTTTTCGAAAAACGTACGCCAAACTATCAGGGGCGCTGA
- the paaG gene encoding 2-(1,2-epoxy-1,2-dihydrophenyl)acetyl-CoA isomerase PaaG yields MDNALILSHLDAGVLTLTLNRPDRINSFNDEMHRQLGEALTQAERDDSVRCLLIAGAGRGFCAGQDLNDRNVSADQQAPDLGLSVERFYNPLIRRLTALPKPVVCAVNGVAAGAGAALALACDIVIAADNASFIQSFCRLGLVPDSGGSWFLPRLAGHARAMGMALLGDKISAQQALEWGMIWQVVSAEELADRTQTLARHLATQPTYGLGLIKKAIYSSATNSLDQQLDLERDLQRLGGRSDDYREGVSAFFAKRTPNFSGK; encoded by the coding sequence ATGGATAACGCATTGATTCTCAGCCATCTCGACGCCGGCGTGTTGACGCTGACCCTCAACCGGCCGGATCGGATCAACAGCTTTAATGACGAGATGCATCGCCAGCTGGGCGAAGCGCTGACGCAGGCCGAGCGCGACGACAGCGTGCGCTGCCTGCTGATCGCCGGCGCCGGGCGCGGTTTCTGCGCCGGGCAGGATCTCAACGATCGCAACGTCAGCGCCGATCAACAGGCGCCGGATCTCGGCCTGTCGGTCGAACGTTTCTACAACCCCCTGATCCGCCGCCTGACCGCCCTGCCGAAACCGGTGGTATGCGCGGTCAACGGCGTGGCGGCCGGCGCCGGCGCCGCTTTGGCTCTGGCGTGCGATATCGTCATCGCCGCCGACAACGCCAGCTTTATTCAGTCGTTCTGCCGTTTGGGGCTAGTCCCTGATTCCGGCGGCAGCTGGTTCCTGCCGCGGCTGGCCGGCCACGCCCGCGCCATGGGCATGGCCTTGCTGGGTGACAAAATCAGCGCCCAGCAGGCGCTGGAGTGGGGCATGATCTGGCAGGTGGTATCGGCGGAGGAGTTGGCCGACCGCACGCAAACGCTGGCGCGCCATCTGGCCACCCAGCCGACTTACGGTCTGGGTCTTATCAAGAAAGCCATCTACAGCTCGGCCACCAACAGCCTCGATCAGCAGCTCGATCTGGAGCGCGATCTGCAGCGATTGGGCGGCCGCAGCGACGACTACCGCGAAGGCGTCAGCGCGTTCTTTGCCAAACGCACGCCAAACTTCAGCGGGAAATAG